AAAGTTACAGAAGATAAATTCAATCCGAAGTTATAGTTGTTTGTAGCATCACCATCTTTTGGCTTGTAGTTGCTATAACCGAACTCACCGATAGTAGCTTCGATAGACCAGTTTTTGTTTAAGAAATAATCTAAACCTGGTTTCACAGTAACACCGATTTTAGTGTATTTAGCTTCAGTAGAAGTAGAGTTTGTAACAACAGTGCTTCCTGTAGTAGCTACAGAACTGTTTTCAACCTCAGTTTTTCCAAATTGCATAGGTACAGCTAATTGTCCGAAGAAATATAACTTGTCAGATAAAGTCCAATATTTTCTTACGAATGGAGCTACAACGAAAGCTGGAGTTTTAGTTACGTTTTCGTTTACAATTGTAGTGTTTCCTAAAGTTGTAGTTGTAGTTAGGGTGTTCTTTTCAGTTTGGTAACCAACTCCTAAACCGATTGCTAAGTTAGTGTTTACGAAATATCCAACTGTAGGTAATACGTTGAAGTTTTCTCTTTTATCGTTTCCGTTGTTAGATTCTACTTGAGAATAACCAACAGATCCTGATAAATATGTAGTTCCTTTAGCAATCTGAGCGTTTGATAAACCGAAAAGTGCAACTGCACCCGCTAATAATATTTTTTTCATTTTAAAAAATTTTAATACTTTCTGAGGGCAAATTTACTGTGGTCCCCAGTAATATTAAAATTTGTTAATGTGATTAATATCATTGTTAAAATTTAGAGTATTGTAAAAATAAATCATAGTAAAGAGAAGATTTTGAGTTTTTCACAATATTATGAATAAAAAAACTCCATTTTACTAACAAGAGGCAAATATCTTTAATTTTTTAAATTTTCGTTTTTTTTCTAAAACCCTATGAATTCAGGAAAAATGCCAAAATAAA
The window above is part of the Chryseobacterium sp. MA9 genome. Proteins encoded here:
- a CDS encoding outer membrane beta-barrel protein, giving the protein MKKILLAGAVALFGLSNAQIAKGTTYLSGSVGYSQVESNNGNDKRENFNVLPTVGYFVNTNLAIGLGVGYQTEKNTLTTTTTLGNTTIVNENVTKTPAFVVAPFVRKYWTLSDKLYFFGQLAVPMQFGKTEVENSSVATTGSTVVTNSTSTEAKYTKIGVTVKPGLDYFLNKNWSIEATIGEFGYSNYKPKDGDATNNYNFGLNLSSVTFGVKYVFAK